From the Neoarius graeffei isolate fNeoGra1 chromosome 1, fNeoGra1.pri, whole genome shotgun sequence genome, one window contains:
- the LOC132889258 gene encoding uncharacterized protein LOC132889258, with protein MGEKVITISAVVPSILSLSHHLEKLKPQVCFLSSLVRSLQASLNRRFLGIFINMKMARTQDGVTAPFSDPIYLKAAALDPASSLLWVEPHVLVNRDVKAEVAQQVKELILQDAAETEQPVPFIDEEEQEDLREGEGLFAAYHKRQKKDVGTTPSLQLSHYLDIAEGQNALLFWAFNMKTLPSLFRVAIRVLAVPASSAPVERVFSHGGIILRPHRAQMTDRLLANLVFCKCNAA; from the exons ATGGGGGAGAAGGTCATCACAATCAGTGCTGTTGTTCCATCCATCTTGTCCCTCAGCCACCACCTTGAGAAGCTGAAGCCTCAAGTCTGTTTCCTGAGCAGCCTGGTCAGAAGTCTCCAGGCATCCCTGAACAGAAGATTTCTTGGAATCTTCATCAACATGAAAATGGCCAGGACACAAGATGGGGTCACTGCTCCCTTTTCAGATCCAATCTACCTCAAAGCAGCTGCCTTGGATCCAGCCTCTTCTCTGTTGTGGGTGGAGCCCCATGTGCTGGTCAATCGTGACGTCAAGGCAGAGGTGGCACAACAAGTTAAAG AATTGATCCTGCAAGATGCTGCAGAGACTGAGCAACCTGTGCCTTTTATTGATGAAGAAGAGCAAGAGGACCTCAGAGAAGGAGAAGGGCTGTTTGCTGCATACCATAAGAGGCAGAAGAAGGATGTTGGGACTACTCCATCACTACAGCTAAGTCACTACCTTGACATAGCCGAAGGACAGAACGCCCTTTTGTTCTGGGCATTCAACATGAAGACTCTTCCTTCACTGTTCCGAGTGGCCATCAGAGTCTTGGCAGTGCCTGCCTCCAGTGCTCCAGTGGAGCGAGTTTTCAGCCATGGTGGCATCATACTACGTCCCCATCGTGCACAAATGACTGACAGACTTTTGGCCAATTTGGTCTTTTGCAAATGCAATGCAGCATAG